A genomic stretch from Sulfobacillus thermosulfidooxidans includes:
- a CDS encoding ribonuclease HII, with protein MTTRRNQEAIWLAKIQWEKQFWHKGWIVAGVDEVGRGPLAGPVVAAAVILDPHKEIVGIDDSKKLSVLQRQQLYKEICRNAIAIGVGAVGPRTIERINILEASRMAMARALGHLTIRPRVVLTDAMRVGGPWDELPIVHGDQVSASIGAASVIAKVVRDRYMEELALQFPVYGFEQHKGYPTLYHRARILEHGPSMAHRRSFLRKMMSSVQELVDFPL; from the coding sequence ATGACAACAAGACGGAATCAGGAAGCCATATGGTTAGCGAAGATTCAGTGGGAAAAACAATTCTGGCACAAGGGATGGATCGTAGCGGGGGTGGATGAGGTGGGCCGTGGCCCCTTAGCGGGTCCTGTTGTGGCTGCTGCTGTAATCTTGGATCCTCATAAAGAGATTGTGGGAATCGACGATTCCAAAAAGCTTAGCGTTTTACAGCGACAACAATTATATAAGGAAATTTGTCGTAACGCTATTGCCATTGGAGTTGGGGCGGTCGGCCCGAGAACGATTGAGCGTATTAACATTCTGGAAGCTAGCCGAATGGCCATGGCCCGTGCTCTTGGACACCTTACTATAAGACCACGGGTTGTGCTGACGGATGCTATGCGTGTTGGTGGTCCCTGGGATGAATTGCCGATTGTGCACGGGGATCAAGTGTCAGCTAGCATCGGAGCCGCCTCGGTTATCGCTAAAGTTGTTCGCGATCGCTATATGGAGGAATTGGCATTACAATTTCCCGTATATGGGTTTGAGCAACATAAAGGATATCCCACCCTTTATCATCGTGCAAGGATTCTTGAACATGGTCCGAGTATGGCGCACCGTCGATCGTTTCTTCGAAAAATGATGTCATCTGTCCAGGAATTGGTTGATTTCCCCTTGTAA
- the ffh gene encoding signal recognition particle protein, with translation MFDNLTEKLQNTFKRMRNKGRLTEDDVREGLRDVRMALLEADVNFKVVKDFLSRVEQEAIGQDILESLTPAQGVVRIVRDQLTELMGNHVERIKMASNPPTVIYLVGLQGSGKTTSTAKLAKMLKQQGRQPLMVATDIYRPAAVDQLQALGQQIGVPVIYEDGLSPVQLVREGWQRSRQMAKDVILVDTAGRLHIDNALMDELVQMQKEVPAHETLLVVDAMTGQDAVRVAKAFKETLPVTGVILTKLDGDARGGAALSIRAVTELPIKLIATGEKVDALEPFQPDRMASRILGMGDVLTLIEKAEQSLDKDEIETHAKRIGTKDFNFEDFQAMLKQVKKLGPLSKVMELLPGMGPLNLNKLKDQVDDKGLDRVEAIINSMTVLERRKPDIIDGSRRLRIAKGSGTSVQEVNRLVKQFYEMRKVMKQMKGSGHKRKFPKLPFKDFPDLR, from the coding sequence ATGTTTGACAACCTGACCGAAAAGTTGCAAAACACCTTTAAGCGTATGCGCAATAAGGGCCGGTTGACCGAAGACGATGTGCGAGAAGGTCTCCGTGATGTTCGCATGGCACTCCTTGAGGCCGATGTCAACTTTAAGGTCGTCAAGGATTTCTTAAGTCGTGTGGAGCAAGAAGCTATCGGCCAAGATATTCTCGAAAGCTTGACGCCTGCTCAGGGAGTTGTGCGCATTGTCCGGGATCAGCTTACGGAGCTAATGGGCAACCACGTCGAACGCATTAAAATGGCCTCAAATCCTCCGACTGTCATTTACCTTGTAGGTCTTCAAGGCTCAGGAAAAACAACATCTACAGCTAAATTGGCCAAAATGTTAAAGCAGCAAGGGCGTCAACCCCTCATGGTTGCAACGGATATCTACCGCCCAGCTGCTGTGGACCAACTTCAAGCTTTGGGTCAGCAAATCGGCGTTCCGGTCATCTACGAAGATGGATTGTCCCCTGTTCAATTGGTCCGAGAAGGCTGGCAGCGAAGCCGGCAAATGGCTAAAGATGTCATTTTAGTCGATACCGCTGGCCGTTTGCACATTGATAACGCGCTTATGGATGAGTTGGTACAGATGCAAAAAGAGGTGCCTGCTCACGAAACATTACTTGTTGTCGACGCGATGACAGGTCAAGATGCGGTCCGGGTGGCCAAGGCTTTCAAGGAAACGCTCCCGGTCACAGGTGTCATCTTGACCAAATTGGATGGGGATGCGCGTGGCGGAGCGGCGTTGTCCATCCGTGCCGTCACGGAATTGCCAATTAAGCTGATTGCCACCGGCGAAAAAGTTGACGCGTTAGAACCTTTTCAACCCGATCGAATGGCTTCGCGAATTTTGGGCATGGGTGATGTTTTGACCTTGATTGAGAAGGCCGAACAATCCCTCGACAAAGACGAAATTGAGACCCATGCCAAACGCATAGGCACGAAGGATTTTAATTTTGAAGATTTCCAAGCCATGCTGAAGCAAGTCAAGAAGTTAGGGCCTTTGTCCAAAGTGATGGAGCTTCTTCCGGGAATGGGCCCCTTAAATCTTAACAAACTGAAGGATCAAGTGGACGATAAGGGACTTGATCGAGTCGAAGCCATCATTAATTCGATGACGGTACTCGAACGGCGGAAACCCGACATTATTGATGGCAGCCGGCGTTTGCGTATTGCGAAAGGCAGTGGGACCTCTGTCCAGGAAGTCAACCGCCTTGTCAAGCAGTTTTATGAAATGCGGAAGGTCATGAAACAGATGAAAGGTAGCGGGCATAAAAGAAAATTTCCGAAGCTTCCTTTTAAAGATTTTCCTGATCTTCGGTAA
- the trmD gene encoding tRNA (guanosine(37)-N1)-methyltransferase TrmD: MMVIQIVTLFPEMFSGPLTTSMMKRAQSKGLVDIRTIPLRWFGIGPHKTTDDYPFGGGIGMLLRADVVVPAVEWAQAHHAAPAHVVMTSAQGEKFDQSMAESFSHLDHIIIVAGHYEGIDDRAISLLNAQEVSIGDVILTGGEIPAMVMVDAVTRLLPGVLGADEGTVHESFGESGGLEGPQYTRPRIYRGIEVPSVLLSGDHARIAQWQKEQSQLRTRLRRPDLLQ; the protein is encoded by the coding sequence ATGATGGTCATCCAGATTGTGACATTGTTTCCTGAAATGTTTTCCGGGCCGTTAACCACGAGCATGATGAAACGTGCGCAATCAAAGGGCTTGGTCGATATTCGGACGATTCCTTTGCGCTGGTTCGGGATTGGTCCGCATAAAACCACAGATGACTATCCTTTCGGCGGGGGGATTGGCATGCTGTTGCGTGCCGATGTTGTCGTGCCAGCTGTAGAATGGGCGCAAGCGCATCATGCGGCTCCTGCTCATGTGGTTATGACTTCGGCGCAAGGGGAAAAATTTGACCAATCCATGGCCGAGAGTTTTAGTCACTTAGACCACATAATTATCGTAGCTGGCCACTACGAAGGGATTGATGACCGTGCGATATCATTGTTAAATGCGCAAGAGGTCTCAATTGGTGATGTGATTTTGACGGGTGGAGAAATCCCTGCAATGGTGATGGTCGATGCAGTAACCCGGTTATTGCCTGGGGTTTTGGGGGCAGATGAGGGCACCGTCCATGAATCTTTTGGAGAAAGTGGCGGACTAGAAGGTCCCCAATATACTCGCCCTCGCATTTATCGAGGCATCGAAGTACCATCAGTGTTATTATCCGGCGATCATGCTCGCATTGCGCAATGGCAAAAGGAGCAATCCCAACTCCGAACGCGACTTCGCCGGCCGGATTTGCTGCAATAA
- the ftsY gene encoding signal recognition particle-docking protein FtsY has translation MAGFWNRLKEGMTRTRDSLGGRLRTLFQGRQWDESLWDQLEEILFEADLGYDTVDYLLTQLREEVRIAHPQRADDVMELLRRIMVNLFEKASDPTLLDPQRPSIWLMVGVNGTGKTTTAGKFAYMMKRQGYQVILGAADTFRAAAVEQLQEWGQRAGVDVISQGAGADSAAVAYDTVQAAIARSRDLAIIDTAGRLHNKSNLMQELQKVVRVIRRERPDAPHQVWLVIDATTGQNGLAQAQVFLEAVHVTGIVLTKLDGTAKGGIALSIKRELGVPIRFIGVGEKVEDLMPFDAESYVRAILGD, from the coding sequence ATGGCTGGTTTTTGGAATCGTTTAAAAGAAGGAATGACTCGTACTCGAGACAGTTTAGGTGGACGTCTGCGGACACTGTTTCAAGGACGCCAATGGGATGAGTCCTTATGGGATCAGCTCGAAGAAATCCTATTTGAAGCTGATCTTGGATATGATACGGTGGACTACCTCTTGACCCAATTGCGAGAAGAAGTCCGGATTGCGCATCCCCAGCGTGCAGATGACGTCATGGAATTGCTCCGGCGCATTATGGTGAACCTATTTGAAAAAGCATCTGATCCTACCCTTCTTGATCCGCAAAGACCTAGTATATGGTTAATGGTTGGTGTCAATGGCACGGGGAAAACAACCACGGCGGGAAAATTTGCGTACATGATGAAACGCCAAGGGTACCAGGTTATATTGGGGGCGGCCGATACATTTCGGGCTGCCGCAGTTGAACAGCTGCAGGAATGGGGTCAACGAGCCGGTGTTGACGTAATTAGCCAAGGGGCGGGGGCCGATTCTGCTGCTGTAGCTTATGATACCGTTCAAGCGGCCATTGCCCGTTCTCGTGACTTAGCAATTATTGATACGGCGGGACGATTGCACAATAAATCGAATCTTATGCAGGAATTGCAAAAAGTGGTTCGGGTGATTCGGCGCGAACGGCCCGATGCGCCCCATCAAGTCTGGTTGGTTATTGATGCGACGACCGGTCAAAATGGTTTAGCTCAGGCTCAAGTGTTTTTGGAGGCGGTTCATGTAACGGGAATTGTCCTCACGAAACTCGATGGGACAGCTAAAGGGGGCATTGCGCTGTCGATAAAACGGGAACTGGGTGTTCCCATTCGTTTTATCGGTGTCGGAGAAAAAGTGGAAGATCTGATGCCGTTTGACGCGGAAAGTTATGTCCGTGCCATTTTAGGCGATTGA
- the rplS gene encoding 50S ribosomal protein L19 yields MDFIRLLEEDQIRKDIPTFRPGDTVRVAVKIREGNRERVQNFEGVVIAIKGTGLSKTFTVRRVSYGVGVERIFLLHSPRLESIQVVRRGKVRRAKLYYLRKLRGKAARIKERR; encoded by the coding sequence GTGGATTTTATTCGATTATTAGAGGAAGACCAGATTCGGAAAGATATCCCGACATTTCGTCCTGGTGATACTGTGCGCGTCGCAGTGAAAATTCGTGAAGGTAACCGGGAACGTGTGCAAAATTTTGAAGGGGTAGTTATTGCTATCAAGGGAACCGGTTTGTCGAAAACATTTACCGTGCGTCGTGTTAGTTACGGTGTTGGCGTCGAACGAATCTTCCTATTGCACTCGCCGCGATTGGAATCGATTCAAGTGGTGCGACGGGGAAAGGTCCGCAGAGCGAAGCTTTATTACTTAAGGAAACTTCGTGGGAAGGCAGCCCGCATCAAGGAGCGACGTTAA
- a CDS encoding glycosyltransferase, whose protein sequence is MMKRVLQISLRADPLNPLDGGETGGQQVIVRQMGRNLQHLGYAVDIITLRQQDHLPERYSFGHLGQVIRLTGWEGRLSSDEDWHRNQDAIIQQALTWIREQHREYHIIHSHFWISGMVAVRLAHELGIPWIHSPYKMGQWIMRPGDEMSSIRLQTERQLIEQAQGVVVPYLKESEMIHQMAPKVPIYVVPPAVDITNFFVRDAGPLLRGLGLNKPPILYVGRLNKGRGIQEVLEVMTRTSLPLDLTLLVIGGSPGEVVDGQPTNPTLRSLAEKLNGHVRFLGPMPHHAIATYMGSSTVLIAPNQGATLGMAVIEAMASGCAVVGTNVPGVEDWIEPGFTGILVERSRIDQLWQNALELWQTPNRARQMGTNGQEIIQRHHTVNHMAQRLHVVYEEVASSGRHQAGVGY, encoded by the coding sequence ATGATGAAACGTGTTCTACAAATCTCCTTACGCGCCGATCCGTTAAATCCCTTGGACGGCGGTGAAACGGGAGGTCAACAAGTTATTGTTCGGCAAATGGGCCGAAATCTTCAGCATCTAGGTTATGCCGTCGATATTATTACATTACGTCAACAAGACCACTTACCCGAACGCTACTCCTTTGGCCATTTGGGACAAGTCATTCGACTGACCGGCTGGGAAGGGCGCTTGTCGTCAGATGAGGATTGGCATCGCAATCAGGACGCGATTATTCAGCAAGCGTTAACGTGGATTCGCGAACAACATCGCGAATACCATATTATCCATAGTCATTTCTGGATTTCGGGAATGGTGGCTGTGCGCCTGGCCCATGAATTGGGTATACCCTGGATTCATTCGCCATATAAAATGGGTCAATGGATTATGCGACCTGGGGATGAAATGTCCTCCATCCGATTACAAACCGAGCGCCAACTCATTGAACAAGCCCAGGGCGTTGTGGTGCCCTATTTGAAAGAAAGTGAAATGATTCATCAAATGGCGCCGAAAGTGCCTATTTATGTTGTACCACCCGCTGTCGATATCACTAATTTCTTTGTGCGGGATGCTGGACCGTTATTACGAGGATTGGGCTTAAATAAGCCTCCGATTTTATATGTCGGCCGTTTGAATAAAGGACGGGGAATTCAAGAAGTACTTGAGGTGATGACGCGTACTTCGTTGCCTTTGGATTTAACACTCTTGGTTATTGGGGGAAGTCCCGGTGAGGTTGTAGACGGACAGCCAACGAACCCGACTTTGCGCTCTTTAGCCGAAAAACTTAACGGGCATGTGAGGTTTCTCGGTCCCATGCCTCATCACGCCATTGCCACCTATATGGGTTCATCCACGGTGTTAATTGCACCGAATCAAGGAGCGACTCTGGGTATGGCTGTAATTGAAGCTATGGCGTCAGGTTGTGCCGTTGTCGGAACCAACGTGCCGGGTGTGGAAGACTGGATTGAGCCCGGATTCACGGGCATTCTCGTTGAGCGTTCGCGTATTGACCAATTATGGCAAAACGCGTTAGAGTTGTGGCAAACTCCTAATCGTGCCAGACAAATGGGAACTAACGGGCAAGAAATTATTCAACGACACCACACCGTTAACCACATGGCACAACGGCTACATGTAGTGTATGAGGAGGTGGCGTCCAGTGGCCGCCATCAAGCGGGTGTTGGCTACTGA
- the rpsP gene encoding 30S ribosomal protein S16, with protein sequence MVKIRLRRMGAKKRPFYRVVVADARSPRDGKFLEEIGYYDPTKNPAVVKIDEEKAIRWIQNGAQPTDTARSLLRQTGVLKKVHELKQAKKTEQNV encoded by the coding sequence GTGGTAAAAATTCGATTGCGTCGAATGGGAGCAAAAAAACGACCGTTTTATCGTGTAGTGGTGGCGGATGCACGCTCACCGCGAGATGGCAAATTTCTTGAGGAAATTGGCTATTATGACCCAACCAAAAATCCTGCCGTGGTGAAAATCGACGAGGAAAAAGCGATTCGATGGATTCAAAATGGTGCGCAGCCGACAGACACTGCCAGGTCTTTGCTGCGCCAGACCGGTGTGTTAAAGAAGGTTCATGAGCTCAAACAAGCCAAGAAGACCGAACAAAATGTCTAA
- a CDS encoding HAD family hydrolase encodes MAAIKRVLATDIDGTLIGHGGEQAVRDYLLAHPELGVIYLTGRTLNNACSIITRYGFPTPLAIATDVGADIYWGPHFEVDEYWAFEQRRNWSPRRLRTALSEVSGVIYRGRSSHWRVAFELQDPSLLPIVKSYLTQHHLTVRMLWYPNESRLDILPCTALKSRALQYILRRIGVKAQNCFVAGDAENDGDMLANHYPGVLVANGDASVRNCLPEWIVRSRYPGALGVLDGLQQWLEPQSQ; translated from the coding sequence GTGGCCGCCATCAAGCGGGTGTTGGCTACTGATATCGATGGAACCTTAATCGGCCATGGGGGAGAACAGGCAGTTCGGGATTATCTTTTGGCTCATCCCGAGCTTGGAGTTATTTATCTTACCGGTCGTACGCTGAACAATGCCTGCTCAATTATTACACGCTATGGGTTTCCCACACCGCTTGCGATCGCAACCGATGTGGGAGCCGACATTTATTGGGGTCCCCACTTCGAAGTCGATGAATATTGGGCATTTGAACAACGTCGTAATTGGTCGCCGCGGCGCCTTCGCACGGCACTAAGCGAAGTGTCCGGGGTCATTTATCGGGGACGCAGTTCCCATTGGCGTGTCGCTTTTGAACTTCAAGATCCGAGTTTATTGCCGATTGTGAAATCGTATTTAACCCAGCATCATTTAACAGTGCGGATGTTATGGTATCCCAATGAAAGCCGACTTGATATCTTGCCCTGTACTGCACTGAAAAGCCGTGCCTTGCAGTATATTTTGCGCCGCATTGGTGTCAAAGCGCAAAATTGTTTTGTCGCGGGGGATGCAGAAAATGACGGCGATATGTTGGCTAACCACTATCCCGGTGTTTTGGTGGCCAATGGGGATGCTTCGGTAAGAAATTGCCTGCCTGAATGGATCGTGCGTTCGCGCTATCCGGGCGCATTAGGTGTTTTAGATGGACTGCAGCAGTGGTTAGAACCACAAAGTCAATAA
- the rimM gene encoding ribosome maturation factor RimM (Essential for efficient processing of 16S rRNA): MSKEDWSDFVAVGEITSPHGVHGAFRVYPTTDYPHRLLKRKTIWVQSLSGPQVIRHAQAHPPMVILQLENITTREQAEHLRGATLYVPIDSLPPLGQGEYYWFQLQGLSIRDSSSQEIIGTLNKVIRTGANQDVFEVMRPNKPPLLLPALKSVVLHVDLEAGIMDVRVPEGLDDVT; this comes from the coding sequence ATGTCTAAAGAGGATTGGTCTGACTTTGTGGCGGTGGGCGAAATTACCTCGCCGCATGGGGTTCATGGTGCATTTCGGGTTTATCCGACAACAGACTATCCTCACCGGCTTTTGAAAAGGAAGACTATATGGGTGCAGTCACTTTCCGGTCCCCAAGTGATCCGGCATGCGCAAGCACATCCGCCTATGGTCATTCTTCAGCTGGAGAATATTACGACGCGAGAACAAGCAGAACATTTGAGGGGCGCCACTTTGTATGTTCCGATTGATTCCTTGCCACCCTTGGGGCAAGGGGAATATTACTGGTTCCAATTGCAAGGATTGAGCATCCGGGACAGTTCCAGTCAAGAAATCATCGGAACCCTAAACAAGGTGATACGTACAGGAGCTAACCAAGATGTCTTTGAGGTTATGCGCCCCAATAAGCCACCCTTATTACTGCCAGCACTCAAATCGGTTGTTCTCCATGTCGATTTAGAGGCGGGTATTATGGATGTCCGTGTCCCCGAAGGATTGGATGACGTCACATGA
- the lepB gene encoding signal peptidase I: MTNQRRRGYLEFIETVILAVVLAFLIRTFVFESYQVEGISMLPTLHTGERVLVNKLIYDFEPPKTGQIIVFRSPVIKSQDWIKRVIGVPGDTISVENNVVYINGKRYHEPFLKYRGSMNVPPTKVPPGYLWVEGDNRPKSFDSRYFGLLPMKNVKGEAFVVWWPLSDFHLLH; encoded by the coding sequence ATGACAAATCAACGGCGCAGAGGATATTTAGAATTTATTGAAACGGTTATTTTAGCAGTAGTGTTGGCATTTCTCATTCGTACCTTCGTTTTTGAATCGTATCAAGTGGAAGGTATTTCGATGTTACCGACCTTGCACACAGGGGAACGGGTTCTGGTTAATAAATTGATCTATGACTTTGAGCCGCCGAAAACGGGTCAAATTATCGTGTTTCGCTCACCGGTCATTAAAAGCCAGGATTGGATTAAACGCGTCATCGGAGTACCGGGTGATACGATTAGCGTAGAAAATAATGTGGTATATATCAATGGCAAAAGATATCATGAACCGTTTTTGAAGTACCGTGGTTCAATGAACGTTCCTCCTACTAAGGTGCCTCCTGGGTATTTATGGGTAGAAGGGGATAACCGTCCCAAAAGTTTTGACAGTCGATATTTTGGTCTATTACCGATGAAAAATGTAAAAGGTGAGGCTTTTGTGGTATGGTGGCCTTTATCTGATTTTCATCTCTTACATTAA
- the topA gene encoding type I DNA topoisomerase has product MAKAKPLIIVESPAKAKTISRFLGSRFQVKASMGHVRDLPKSQFGVDVAKGFQPRYITIRGKGPLLKELKEAAKKSERVYLATDPDREGEAISWHLAEALNIAPRDVRRIEFHEITKDAVNHAIKQARPINMALVNAQQARRVLDRVVGYQLSPLLWRKVRPGLSAGRVQSAALKLLVDREDEVLRFVPEQYFTIDMTAITEEGTLLSHYIAPLGEKGRVSQKEAEQILAQVRPGMEVVVAEVKVREKRRFAAPPFTTSTLQQEASRKLGFSVKRTMSLAQQLYEGLEVAGEGTVGLVTYIRTDSTRIADVARDDAKKYIEERYGRSYVPSEEAKRPTKTKPGVQDAHEAIRPTNIRRHPESLKSSLNRDQLRLYRLIWERFVASQMAPMVYDSTTIDLHVKDQDAIFRATGSRIKFPGFTVVYQESFDDADPNAQDEAKSRPLPAVNQGMVLPISDITSQEHFTEPPPRFTEASLVKTLEELGIGRPSTYAPIVETLIQRDYVHREQKKLIPTELGRVVVDLLKQYFPEIVDTRFTADVETQLDQVAANDMQWQDVLYAFYDRFAEELHRADEDIEKVELPQETTDEVCEKCGRPMTIKYGRFGKFLACSGYPECDFTKPFVEKTGAMCPKCGKDLVVRRTRKGRVFYGCAGYPECDFVTWNRPSDKQCPRCGSSMAFKRRGNHESLMCLREGCGYEEEQAQ; this is encoded by the coding sequence ATGGCTAAAGCTAAACCTCTAATCATTGTAGAATCGCCAGCCAAGGCGAAGACGATCAGTCGCTTTTTGGGATCCCGATTCCAGGTAAAAGCGTCAATGGGACATGTGCGTGATTTACCGAAAAGCCAGTTTGGGGTGGACGTGGCTAAAGGATTCCAGCCACGATACATTACAATACGAGGGAAAGGCCCTCTGCTGAAAGAGCTCAAAGAAGCGGCTAAGAAGTCAGAACGCGTCTATTTAGCGACAGACCCTGACCGTGAAGGAGAAGCGATTTCGTGGCATTTGGCCGAAGCCTTGAACATTGCTCCACGTGATGTTCGGCGTATTGAATTTCATGAAATCACAAAAGATGCGGTGAATCATGCGATTAAACAAGCCCGGCCCATAAATATGGCCCTGGTCAATGCCCAACAGGCGAGGCGGGTATTGGACCGTGTTGTAGGTTATCAATTGTCTCCCTTATTGTGGCGAAAAGTGCGTCCAGGATTGTCAGCAGGACGGGTCCAAAGTGCTGCGTTAAAATTGTTAGTGGATCGTGAAGATGAAGTTTTGCGGTTTGTGCCTGAGCAATATTTTACCATTGACATGACAGCCATAACTGAAGAAGGCACATTATTATCTCATTATATTGCGCCTTTAGGGGAAAAGGGGCGCGTATCTCAAAAGGAAGCGGAGCAAATCTTGGCGCAGGTGCGACCTGGCATGGAAGTGGTTGTTGCTGAGGTGAAAGTGCGCGAAAAGAGACGATTTGCCGCACCACCCTTTACGACTTCGACATTACAGCAAGAGGCTTCCCGCAAATTGGGATTCTCTGTTAAACGTACCATGAGCCTGGCGCAACAGCTTTATGAGGGATTGGAAGTGGCCGGGGAAGGCACCGTAGGATTGGTGACTTACATTCGTACGGACTCCACCCGTATTGCTGATGTGGCCCGTGACGATGCCAAGAAATATATTGAAGAACGTTATGGTCGCTCTTATGTGCCCTCGGAAGAAGCGAAACGTCCAACCAAGACGAAACCTGGGGTTCAAGATGCTCATGAAGCGATAAGACCGACCAATATCAGACGTCATCCCGAAAGTCTTAAGAGCAGTCTCAACCGGGACCAATTGCGTTTATATCGGTTAATTTGGGAACGATTTGTTGCCAGTCAAATGGCGCCAATGGTGTACGATTCTACCACGATAGATTTGCATGTCAAAGACCAGGACGCGATTTTTAGGGCTACGGGTTCCCGGATTAAGTTCCCGGGATTTACCGTGGTTTATCAAGAATCGTTTGACGACGCCGATCCCAATGCGCAAGATGAAGCCAAATCGCGTCCATTGCCCGCGGTTAATCAAGGTATGGTACTACCCATCTCGGATATCACGTCTCAAGAACATTTTACTGAACCACCTCCTCGGTTTACGGAAGCGAGTCTCGTTAAAACGCTTGAAGAACTAGGCATTGGTCGCCCATCAACTTATGCACCGATTGTGGAAACGCTGATTCAACGGGATTATGTGCACCGGGAGCAGAAGAAATTAATTCCCACCGAATTGGGGCGGGTTGTTGTCGATTTATTAAAACAATATTTCCCGGAGATTGTTGATACACGGTTTACTGCAGATGTTGAGACACAACTTGACCAAGTTGCTGCCAATGATATGCAGTGGCAAGATGTGTTGTACGCATTTTATGACCGTTTTGCTGAAGAATTACACCGGGCCGATGAAGATATTGAAAAAGTGGAACTGCCGCAAGAGACGACGGATGAAGTTTGCGAGAAGTGTGGGCGACCCATGACCATTAAATATGGCCGGTTTGGCAAGTTCTTAGCGTGTTCTGGATATCCTGAGTGCGATTTTACGAAGCCTTTTGTCGAAAAAACTGGCGCGATGTGTCCAAAATGCGGAAAAGATTTAGTGGTTCGTCGTACCCGTAAAGGACGCGTCTTTTATGGGTGTGCCGGTTATCCCGAATGTGATTTTGTGACGTGGAATCGCCCGAGTGACAAACAATGCCCACGTTGTGGATCAAGCATGGCGTTTAAACGACGCGGCAATCACGAAAGTCTCATGTGCTTGCGGGAGGGATGCGGTTATGAAGAAGAGCAAGCTCAATGA
- a CDS encoding YlqF/YawG family GTPase, producing MGKRQSWYPGHMVATQRTIRELAPYLSAFIEVIDARAPNISRHQPLQQWIGRAQLIMVMNKAELADPDATQRWLSWFQSQGVTTLAISAQNPRAKIEVEKAIRRVLAPPYRLAVVGVPNVGKSTLLNKMVGGHRVMTGAKPGVTRGPQWIRLPGGWEWLDLPGVVTPRHSEDWRLKVLGIVPSTAEERILLVDKIWEIVTSRISLPENWRDWGRSRGYLKTGGVLDEQRTADAIVLAFQNGKFGRVTLEEPGEG from the coding sequence ATGGGAAAGCGGCAATCGTGGTATCCCGGTCATATGGTTGCCACGCAGCGGACCATTCGTGAGTTAGCGCCCTATTTATCGGCGTTTATTGAAGTTATTGATGCACGTGCTCCCAACATTAGCCGCCATCAGCCCCTTCAGCAATGGATTGGCCGGGCTCAGTTGATAATGGTCATGAATAAGGCTGAACTTGCCGATCCGGATGCCACGCAGCGTTGGTTATCATGGTTTCAATCCCAAGGTGTGACAACGCTGGCGATATCAGCGCAAAATCCGCGGGCTAAGATCGAAGTGGAGAAAGCCATTCGTCGTGTTCTAGCGCCTCCTTATCGCCTGGCTGTGGTCGGCGTTCCCAATGTGGGAAAATCTACGTTGTTAAATAAAATGGTTGGTGGGCACCGTGTGATGACGGGAGCGAAACCCGGTGTCACCCGAGGACCGCAGTGGATTCGTTTGCCGGGAGGCTGGGAGTGGCTCGATTTACCGGGGGTGGTGACCCCGCGACACTCTGAAGATTGGCGATTGAAAGTTCTAGGAATTGTCCCTAGTACGGCTGAGGAACGGATACTTCTTGTTGACAAAATTTGGGAGATAGTGACTTCCCGTATATCCTTACCAGAAAATTGGCGGGATTGGGGAAGGTCTCGGGGCTACTTGAAAACGGGCGGTGTGCTTGATGAACAACGCACGGCGGATGCCATCGTGCTGGCGTTCCAAAATGGGAAATTTGGGCGGGTAACGCTGGAAGAACCAGGAGAAGGCTAG
- the ylxM gene encoding YlxM family DNA-binding protein, which translates to MERLNRERANILYDIYGQMLTDHQRDVWRLYYLEDWSLMEIAEAKNVSRAAIHDLLDRSAKTLEQWERQLSLIDHMTRRQQQLKSLWKLIHSAPKGPWQVEAEKIIEELAGEEGLLDV; encoded by the coding sequence GTGGAACGTCTGAACCGTGAACGTGCCAATATCTTATATGATATCTATGGCCAAATGCTGACTGACCACCAAAGAGATGTTTGGCGCTTGTATTATTTGGAAGACTGGTCGCTCATGGAAATCGCAGAAGCCAAAAATGTTAGCCGAGCGGCGATCCACGATTTACTCGATCGGAGCGCGAAAACATTAGAACAGTGGGAAAGGCAGTTGTCGCTTATAGATCATATGACGCGGCGCCAACAACAACTGAAATCCCTTTGGAAACTCATTCACAGTGCACCCAAGGGACCGTGGCAAGTTGAAGCAGAGAAGATTATTGAGGAACTGGCAGGAGAGGAGGGGCTATTAGATGTTTGA